The genomic window GGAGGATGGGAGACCGCTGGGCGAACACTCAGGTAATAAGTTCCGAAGCAAAGGAAGTAGGTAAAAAACCGGAACTCCTGGAATAAAAAAGGCGCAAGATGCGCCTTTTTTTAGTAGAACTTTTTCATTTATCTAGGAAGCTGCTGAGATCCTGGCCTTGAGCGAACACCAGGCCGTCTTCTCTTCAAACTGCTTGTCGAGTAGTATATTTATAAATAGTGACATTTATGATAAAATAGTTCTAGCGTTAATATGGGAGAGGGTAATTTTGACAGGACAGATACATAAGTTTAAAGTTTTTGACAAAAACATTGTTTTGGATGTCAACAGCGGGTCGGTATTAGAAGTAGATGACCTGGTCTACGATGTTTTGGACTATTATGAAAAACTTGGCGCAGATGATATTATAAAACAACTTGAAGGTAAGTATGAAAAGGCCGAAATTCTTGAAGCACTGTCGGAAATAGAAGAAATCAAGGGCGGACATATGATATATACCGAAGCGGACTTTTTTTCTGCCATAAAACAGATTAAAGGCAGACAGTATGTCAAGGCACTGTGTCTAAACGTAGCCCACGACTGCAATCTCCGGTGCAAGTACTGTTTTGCGGCCAAGGGGGATTATCACGGCAGGAGAGAGTTGATGTCAAAAGATGTGGGCAGGAATGCTGTGGATTTCCTGGTGGAGCATTCGGGAAATATCAATAACCTGGAGATAGATTTTTTTGGCGGGGAACCGCTAATGGCGCTGGATACGGTAAAAGAAGTGGTTTCATATGCCAGAAATATTGAAGAAAAATCCGGTAAAAAATTTCATTTTACCATTACCACCAACGCCGTTCTTTTAAATGACGAAACGATAGATTATCTTCACGAAAATATGGACAATATTGTACTCAGCCTCGACGGACGAAAAGAGGTCAACGATCGTATAAGAGTCAGGGCCGATGGCTCTGGGTCTTACGATAAGATTGCTGCCAATATTAAAAAAATGGTGACATTGAGAGAGAAAGAGCATAAAGATTACTATGTGAGGGGCACTTTTACCAACAAAAACCTGGATTTTGCCGAAGATGTATTTCACATGGCAGATTTGGGCTTCAGGGAAATCTCCGTGGAGCCGGTGGTGGGCAAGGAAGGAGATTTGCTGCTGGCTGACGGTGATGAACAGGTTATATACCATCAGTATGAAAAAATTGCACGCGAATATTTGCGGAGGAGAAATTCCGGCAAAAATCCATTCAGATTCTATCACTTCAATGTGAACATATATCACGGTCCTTGCATATATAAGAGACTTGCGGCCTGCGGCGCCGGCAGGGAATACCTGGCGGTAACTCCGAGCGGAGACATATATCCATGCCATCAATTTGTGGGCCTTGATGAGTTTGTCATGGGAAATGTGTTTGAAAAAAAATTAAATGAAAATATAATAAAACGTTTTAAAGAAACTCATGTGTTTTCGAAACCTGAATGCTCCGGGTGCTGGGCCAGGTTCTACTGCAGCGGAGGGTGCAATGCCAACAATTATCAGATAAACGGAGATATGAACATACCCTATGACATGACATGCAAGCTGCAGAAAAAGAGGATAGAAATCGCAATTTATCTTGGTATAGCAGGCACTAAAAGAGATATGAAACAGGTCAATACCCTTTGCTAAAAAAAGGCGGATTTTATCACTGCCATTGGAGAATCGGCGGGCTCTTGTTGTAATTTAATGGGCATGATGTTATGCTTTATATGACTCGAACATATTATGTGTGGAGGAAATATGAATAATTTTATATTACCGCTTGTTTTGATTTCACTGGGCCATTTTTTTATTGATTTTTATGGGAATATTTTACCCGGTTTGATGCCTGCCATAACAAAAAACCTGGGTTTATCCATGACTTTATCGGGACTGCTGTTTACTATGCTTTCCATCACTTCTTCCTGGTTACAGCCATTCTTCGGATACCTGGGGGGCAGATTTAGAGCCCCGTTGGTTCTGGCGATTTCGGTAATGATTTCCGCTGTTTTCATGGCCATGGTTGGGGTGGCAAACAGCTATATATTCCTGCTGGTGATGGTAACACTCGCAGGTATTGGCTCTTCACTATATCATCCCATAGGTTCTGTTTCCATTGCTACCCTGTCTACAAAAAACCAGGGTTTCATCATGGCTTTATATATTACAGCCGGCACTGTGGGTATGACCCTGGCTCCCATTTCAGCTACCCTTTCCAAGAACGCGTTTGGGTTTAAAGGACTTCTTCTTCTTGGATTGCCTGGTATAACTGCGGGCATAATAATGTTGATTTATAAAAATCAATTGAGCAGTCCCGGCAGTCTAAAGATAAGTCCCGATCGGCGCTCAAGCTTATTCCACACCCATTTTAAATATCTGGTACTGATGGTAATAGTGGTAGGGTTCAGGACGTGGGTATTAAGCACTTTTACCATATATACTACCATGTTCTATGTTTCGAGAGGGCTCTCAGAAGCGGCAAGCTCGGGGATCCTTTCGCTTTTTCTATTATTTCAGAGCATAGGTGGTATAGCCGGAGGCTTTGTTTCCGACCGGATTGGAGTTAAAAAGACCCTTATATATTCAGCGCTTGTTTCCATTATATGTCTGGTAGTATTCTTCAATATCCAGGGTCCGGTTTCCATCGCCTGTTTACTATTGAGCGGAGCTTTGATTCAATCGGCATTTCCAGGGTCGGTGGTCCTTGCCCAGAGGTTGTACCCGCAAAATCCGAGCATTGCCACAGGTTTTATGCAGGGCTTTACCTTTGGCATGGGAGGACTCGGGGGACTATTCACGGGAGTTCTTTCCGATGCCCTGGGCGGGAATCTGTTTATTGCCATGATGAGTACCATTGCCTTTCTGGGGGTTTCCCTGGCGGGCAGCCTGATGGTTCCGATGACCGGTGAAAATCAAACAAAAGGTATTGAAGAAATTGGTGTAAATTAATTTTATCAAGGGGTGTTTACATGAGCGGTGTTAAGTCTTTGGGTTTATTAAGGGAAGCTTGGGTTGCTTTGAAGTATATGCTAGACCCTGCGATACCCTTAAATCAGAAAATATGGGTTATTGTTTCACTGCTTTATCTCGTTTCTCCGGTGGATTTTATGCCCGACCCCATTTTTGGAATAGGGATTATAGATGACATAGTAGTTATATTGTTGATGCTTTCTTTCATGGCCGGCAGGCTAAAGAAATATGATGAAAACAAAAACGATTCCCGTCGTGGGCAAAAACAAAGGGAGGCCCAGGACGCCATCGACGTGGAGTATGAAGTGATTGATGATGATAAAAAATAAAATCGAGGCTGCGCAAATCAAAGTTTTGCGAAGCCGCCTCTTTTTTCAAAAGTCCCGAAAACCTTCGGGACTTTATTTTCCACCATTATCCTTCCTTTACATATAACGGTATGAATATCAAGGTCTTGCGTTAGCAGCACCATATCCGCATCCAGGCCTTCCTTTATTTCACCTTTATGGTCCGATAACTTTAAAGCACCGGCTACATTGCGGGTGATGGGACATAGGGCCTTTTCCAGGTCAAGCCCTTCCTGTTTTACAAGGTCCATGGTTTCCTGCCACAAAGTTTTTACAGAACCTATTCCCAGTCCGACTAATTTACCGTTTTGGTTAAATATGGGTGAACTGCCGTTACCGTCAGAGCTCAGGGTTATCTGTGAAAGGGGGACACCTTCATCCAGGAGGGTTTTTATGGCTTTGCTGGGCTTTATAGGATTTTTATCCTGTTCATAAGGGAATATCCCACTGGTTATATCTATGAACCCCCCCATTTTACCAAATTTTATTGCATCTTCAAAAAGATACGGATTGCGGTTGAGATGTGTGGGTATCACTTGAGTGATAGGGATTTCGATGGTTTTGAACAGATTGAATAAAGGCTCCATTTTTGTGCGGTCGTCGCCGAAGTGTACATGCACCACACCTGCCTTGCCGCTGATAATTCCACCTACCCGGGCTTCAGAAATGAGCCTCGCTAATTCCCGCTCACTGGGATGGGAAGAACGGTGGTCTGATACGGCAATTTCCCCCACACCAATGATTTTATCGATTAAAACGATATCTGATCTGGCACTACCGGTTATGGTCCTGGTAGGGACTTCATAAGCTCCTGTATAGATCAGGGCAGAAATCCCTTCGGCCTCCAGACCTCTGGCTTTTGCCAGTAGCTCGGGGATGGAACGTGTAGTGCCGTCGGTACCCAGTAAACCTATGACACAGGTTATACCCGCCGTGGTAAGGTGGCTTAGTTGAATTTCAGGGGTTCTATTTTGAAAGCCTCCCTCACCGCCACCGCCTGTGATATGGACATGGCCGTCGATAAAACCCGGCGCACAAATTGAACCGTCGGCATCTATTATCGTGACATCGCCGAAATCTCCGGGGATATGGATTTCCCCGGCAATCTTTAAAATTTTGCCACCGCCAATAAAAATATCTTTTTTGCCCAGGTGTTCGGGGCTGTAAACATCCGCCTGCCTTATCAGTGTCATCATCATGCTCATCCTTTTGCCGTATTTTTGATATGAAGGTAAAATTTGTTGATTTTAACCAGGTTAAAGGCTATAATTATATATAGCATATATAGCTTAAATCATAGGGGGTATAAAATTGAGCGGTAAGATTAAGTTTATTACCAGAACCGCCATACTATTAGCATTGACCGTGGCCTTTCAGAGCCTGAAACTCGGCCAGTTCTTTACGGGACCGCTAGTAAATGCGGTCCTATTTATCTCAGCATGCGCCGTGGGATGGCCGGCCGGTGTTGTCATCGGTGCCGTCACACCGTGGATCGCGCTTCTTGTTGGCATTTTAAAACCTGTACTGGCACCGGCAGTACCATTTATAATGCTCGGAAACGCCGTGCTGGTAGTAGTATTTTCATTTTTAAAACCTTTTAATTCATATGTGGCAGTTCTGGCATCATCTATTTCCAAATTTGGAGTTTTATACCTGGCTACAAGGTTCCTGCTTGATTTAAATCCCAGGATTTCTTCTGCACTGCAGTTTCCACAGCTTATAACGGCATTTGCAGGCGGTGTTCTGGCTCTAATTGTGATTTCCGCCCTGAATTCTTTTGGCGTTGCCCCAAAACTTGGTAAGATAACTAGAAAAATACAAAAACTGTAAAATGAATGACAGACTATGACAGAATATGACAATTTTTTCAAAAAATGTTTAATAATAGATATATAATGAGAAATTTCAGCGGAAAATACAGGACAATGGAATTTTATGGCTATAATGGGATAAACCGGTCGTGAGTTAATTTGAATATACTTATTTACTGTGATAGAATCACTTCGTGTTGTTAATTTATGAATTAGGAGAGATGACCCATATGACACGAAGTTTATCCCATGAGATTAATAAGCTGAAGATAGAGCTTTATGAAACTCTAGACCTTGAAAAGACCCTTAACGGCCATAGAGCATATCTTTTGAGCCTCAAACTGGACAAACTCATATATGAATATTATACTGGTTTGAGTAAAAGAGTACAGAAAAATGTAGAAGCAAATATGAATTATTAACCCTCTCTTTTGGAAAACTAAACAGAGCATTTTAATTTGGAGGGTTTTAAAATGGCATATGTAATAAACAATGAATGTATAGCCTGTGGTTCCTGCGAGCCCGAATGTCCAACCGATGCTATTAGTGAGGGCAAGATTTACAAGATAGATCCTGAAAAATGTATAGAGTGCGGCGCTTGTGCCGATGTATGTCCGGTAACTGCCATTTCGCCTGAAGAATAAAATCCTTGTAAAAACAAGGATTTTTTAATTTAAAACATTTTTGACAGGCAATGTTAACTCATATATAATTTTTATTAGAAAAATAAGAGGGGTGTCTTGGATGCTTTATCAAATCGATGATGTGGAAAAACTTTCCCGCAGTGAAATAAGGAAATTATATTCGGAATATGTCAACCCGGGGCTTGCTTCCATGCTCAGCCTTTTAAATTTTGACAAAAATTTTGTCAGGGCTGAAGGCTGTTATGTATGGGACAGCGATGGCAATAAGTACATAGATTTTCTGGGGGCATACGGCGCTTTGAACCTTGGCCACAACCCGCCCGAGATTCGTGAGGCGCTGTCTAAAGTCAGCTCCAGGCCAAATTTGCTTCAGGCTTCCCTGAGTACATATGCTGCCGTTCTGGGTCATAACCTTTCTGAAGTAGCTCCTTCAGGCTTAAAAAATAGCTTTTTTTGCAACAGCGGCACTGAAGCCGTGGAGGGTGCGTTGAAAACAGCCCGGGCAGCTACCGGGAAGTTTAAAATCATATCCTGCGAAGGTTCCTTTCATGGAAAGACCATGGGGGCCCTTTCTGCTACCGGCAGGAAGAAATATCAGATACCCTTTTCACCCCTTGTTCCGGGATTTGAAACGGTGGAGTATGGCTGCCTCGATACTCTGGAGGAAAAATTAAAAGCAAAAGATGTGGCGGCATTCATAGTGGAACCCATCCAGGGGGAAGGTGGGATAATCGTACCACCGGAAGGCTACTTAAAAGGTGCCCGGAAACTCTGCAGTCAATATGGAGCCCTGCTTATAGTGGATGAAATCCAGACCGGTCTTGGCCGCACTGGCAGGATGTTTGCCTGTGAAGAGGAAGGGGTAACTCCTGATATAATGTGCGTGGCCAAGTCTATTGGCGGTGGGATCATGCCCATAGGGGCCTTTATAACCACTTCGGAAGTATGGGAAAAAGCCTTCGGCGGCATGGAAAAATGCCTTCTGCATACTTCCACCTTTGGCGGCAACACCATGGCATGCGCCGCAGGTATAGCCTCGATAAATGCCATTGTGGAAAACAAACTGCCCGAACGCGCTCGGGAAATGGGAGAATATATGCTAAATGGCCTGAAAGCTTTAAAAGATCGCTACAACATGATAAAAGATGTCCGGGGCCGGGGCCTCATGGTAGGAATTGAATTCGAGACAGAGGAAAGAGGTTTGTTAAATAGGATTACGGGTGGTGCTGTGAACAAATTTTATCAGGAGTTCGCAGGAGCCATGGTGGCTGGAGAACTTCTAAACGGCCACCGGATTATTACTGCTTATACCCTGAATAACCCCAATGTAATAAGGATGGAACCGCCCCTTATTATCACGAAACAGGATATTGACCAGATGTTGAATGCGCTGGAGGATATATTTACCAAAAACCGAGGTCTTTTAAAACTTACCTTCAGCACCGTTAAAACAGCAGCAGGTTCACTTTTTTCAAGATAGGTGAAAAGTATGTCATTTTATACGCGGTATAGAAATATTCGACGGGCTCGGGAAATTGCCAATGTTTTCATCAAGCATGGGCTTGGCTATTTGATAGATCATGTCGGGCTTTTCGAATATCTACCGCTTAAAAAAAGAGGAAAGGCAGTAGACTCCAGTAAAATTCCCGCTCCAGTAAGAATAAGGCAGGTGCTGGAAGAATTGGGACCTACCTTTATAAAACTGGGGCAAATGCTGAGCACTCGCAAGGATATAATTCCCGGAGATATTTTAAGAGAATTGGAAAAATTGCAGGATGAAGTAAAGCCTTTCAGCAGTCAGGAAGCCAGGAGCATTGTGTCAGAAGAACTATCAAGTCCTGTGGAGGAGGTTTTCAGCAATTTTTCCGCAGAACCTATAGCTTCAGCGTCCATAGGGCAGGTCTATAAAGCCAGGCTCACCACCGGCGAAGATGTGATAGTAAAGGTAAAAAGGCCTAATATAGAAAGGGTCGTGTCCGAAGACCTGGAGATACTTTTTGATCTGGCGGGATTTCTTGAGCATCGCTTCGAGTGGGCAAGGATGTATGGTCTTGTAGATTTAGTTGAAGAATTTTCCGATTCCTTGAAAAAGGAAATGGATTTTGCTCGGGAAGGCAGAAATGCCGAACGTTTCAAGAAAAATTTTGAGAGTTCCGTAGAGGTATACATACCTGAAGTTTTTTGGAAATTTACTACCTCCCGGGTACTGACTCAGGAGTATCTTGAAGGAATAAAGGTGTCGGAAGTCGAAGCCTTGAAAGAAGCTCACATAAATACTGAAAAAGTGGCCAGAAATCTTGCAGGATGCTATCTCAAACAGATAGCAAAGTTCGGGTTTTTTCACGCAGATCCGCATCCCGGCAATATAGTAATCTTAAATGACGGCAGAATCGGGCTTCTGGATTTTGGAATGGTGGGCACCCTAAGGGAAGAAATGAAACAGATGGGCACCAGGTTGATGGTTGCAGTAGCTAAAAAAGACTCGGATAGAATCAGCGAAGTGCTGCTGGATATGGGCATTGCCCAAAAGAAGGTAAACCGGGAAGAATTGAAAAATGATATCGAACATCTCATGTCAAAATACTATGATGTACCTTTTGATGAGATAAGTATAGGTGAAGTAATGACAGAGATGCTGGAAATGGCCCGGAAGTATCAGATAAAAGTGCCGTCAGAGCTGGCCTTGCTGGCAAAAACCTTTATAACATTGGAAGGCATACTGGCAACCCTGGCCCCTGAAATGAGCATTATTGAGATGGCCGAACCCTATGTTAAAGAAGTTATAAGGCAGACCTATTCTATAAAGGGAATTACCGCGGGGCTTTATAATTCTATCAATAAAATAAAGGACTACGGATGGGGTTTGCCGCGGCATTCTTTAAAAATACTGGAAATGATTGAGCGCGGAGAGATAGAGCTTGTTTTAAAGCACGAAAAGCTTGACCGGCTGATAAGCCGCCTGGATATCATAAGCAACCGCCTATCTTTCAGCATAATCGTGGCAAGCCTCATCATGGGGTCATCCTTGATGGCTGACCAGAGCCGCAGGATTTTCATGAAAGTGCCAGTGGCGGAACTGGGTTTCGTTATTGCTGGTTTTATGGGTTTCTGGCTATTGATTTCCATCATGAGGTCGGGCAGGTTTTAGATAAACAGTCTTCATGCAGATACAGTATGTTTTGCTTGTTGCTGAAAAACTTCAGGATTTTAACAGGACTTTTAGTCCTGATTTTTTTGCCGCATTTTAAGCAAAAATAACCGGGTGTGTCCATAAAACCGAAATATGTCTCTACCGGTAAATTACCGTACTTTTTCCAGCTTTTCCAACCGGTTTTACAAAGCTGCTTCCTGTTTTCATAATCCGCATACACCCATCGGAGCAGTTTATGAAAATGGAAGGGATATTTTGTATATAATACATAGTTTCTGGGAAGGCCCAGGGATACCGAATAATCGGCAAAGGCTCTTTCTACTTTTTCCTGAAGCGTCCCCTGTATTTTGACATTTTTCCAGATGTAATTATTCTGTCTGAAGTAATCTCTGAGGGCGTCAAAGATATAACCCTGGCATATCTCTATGGATTCATCTCCGGAAATGGAAAACTGTTCAAAAAAATTTAATACTATATTAATAACATGCTGCTGATACAGCTTCTTTTTGAAATTTTCCGGAGTATAAAACTCCAGGGGAATAAAATCAAATTTAAATACATTTTTTTTATCGTAATAAAGCCCTATGCATGTGCCGCCGATAAGACTTCCGCTACCGGCGTCATCTATCTGTATCAATCAAATCAGCGTCCTTTAATAGCAAAAAAAATGGTCGGGGCGGCGGGATTTGAACCCACGACCTTTCGGACCCGAACCGAACGCGCTACCAAACTGCGCTACGCCCCGACGAATGATATTATACTATAAATCCCCTGTTTTTTCAAATGCTTTTTTTAAAAATTTGTTCCACGCATACTGATTTTCTTCCGGGGAAATATAAAACATAGGGCTACAAGCAGGAATTTTTAAGTAAAAGTGGAAAATATAATAAATGCTAGATACCATCAAGGAGGTAAAAAATTTGAAGGATATTTTTACTCACAGGACTCTGAAAAACGGCATAAATCTCTTTATTCACTCCACGGATAAGTTCAAAACAAATACTTTCTGTATTTTTATCCATCAAAATTTAAGGAAAGAAACTGCCACCATGACGGCCCTTCTGCCTTTTGTCTTAAAACGTGGAACCCGGAGCTTCCCTACTTCCAGGCATTTAAGCCTTTATCTTGAAAACCTCTACGGTGCCGACATGGGCGGGGATATTTTAAAAAGGGGTGAAAGTCAAATACTCCAGTTCTTCATGGAGACGGTGAATCAGAAATATGTGACAGGAGACGATATAATTGACAGCAGCCTGAAGGCGTTTAAAGAACTTGTTTTAAATCCCGTTGAAGAAGATGGCAGCTTTAAGCAGGCTTATGTGGAGCAGGAAAAAGATGTGCTAAGAAGGAACATTGAATCCCTCTACAATGACAAGTTCAATTACGCCATAGAGCGGTGCTTTCAGGAGATGTGTAAAGATGAGGCTTTCAGCATATACAAGTACGGCAATATAGAAGACCTTAAAACCATAGATAAAAATAATCTGTATGAATATTACCTGGATTGCCTGCAGCACTGCCCCATGGACTTTTTTGTGCTGGGTGATGTAAATGAAGATGAGATGTCTGAGAAAATCGAGAAACTGTTTGATTTCGCCCGCAAGGAGGAAAAACTGGTGAAAACCTCTTTTGTGAGAAAGGAAATAAAAGAAGAAAAAATTGTGGAAGAAAAACAGGATGTTAACCAGGGTAAGCTGTCCATGGGCTTTCGAACCAATACCCGCTACGGTGACGATGACTATTATGCCCTGATGGTGTATAACGGCATTCTGGGGGGAGGACCTCATTCCAAGCTGTTCCAAAACGTTCGGGAAAAAGCAAGTCTTGCTTATTATGCCTTTTCAAAGCTGGAAAAAAATAAAGGGCTTATGCTAATCGGTTGCGGCATAGAATTTGCAAATTTCGACAGAACCGTGAAAATAATAAAGGAGCAGCTCGAAGACATAAAAGCCGGAAAGATTTCCGATTATGAATTCGACAGCACCGTAAAAAGCCTGGTAAATTCTTTTAAAGAAAGTTCCGATAGCCCTTCCATGATCATTAGCCTGTACCTTGATGGCATAATCAACGGAGTAAGGGAATCGACCGATGATATGATTAAAAAAATACAGGACGTTACCAAGGAAGATGTAAAGAAAGTAGCCCAAAAAATTAATCTTGATACCATATTTTTCCTAAATAAAAAGTGATTCGAAAGGTGGAAATTCGATGGATGCTTTTCTTGGAGAAAAATTATTTTCTAAAAGGTCCAAAAACGGCCTAATGACATATGTGCTGCCTAAAAAAAACTTTAATAAGGTTTTTGCCATGTACTCCACTCATTACGGTTCCATAGACAGCGAGTTTATTGTCCCGGGTACCGGGGAGCGCCTTAAGGTTCCCGAGGGCATAGCCCATTTTCTCGAACACAAAATGTTCGAGATGGAATATGGCAATGTTTTTGACAAATTTGCCGAATTGGGTGCTTCATCCAATGCATTTACAAATTATACTAATACCACATATCTTTTTTCGGCCACTTCATCCTTTGAACAAAATCTGGACCTTTTGCTGGAATTTGTGGAAACTCCGTATTTTACGAAGGAAAGTGTTGAAAAGGAAAAGGGGATAATCACCCAGGAACTCAGGATGTACGAGGATGAACCCGAGTGGCAGGTGCTTTTGAACCTTTTAAGGTGTCTTTACCACAACCACCCTGTCAGGATAGACATAGGCGGGACCGTGGAATCTATACAAAAGATTGATGTGGATACCCTATACAAGTGCTACAACACCTTTTACCATCCCAGCAACATGATATTATTTGTGACGGGATGTATAGAGCCCAACGAGGTTTTTGAGCTGGTAGAAAGGCATGAAAACCGGAAGAATATAGGCGTTCAACCCCCTATAGAACGGATTTATCCCGAGGAACCCGGTTCTATCCACAACCCGACTTCCACAGTAAAGCTTGATGTGGCTGAGCCCATGTTTCTGATGGGATTTAAGGACAATGATGTGGGCTACGAGGGGTTTGAGCTACTGAAAAAAGAAATATGCATAGGAATTCTGTTGGAGGTGCTGTTCGGCAAAAGTTCCGTATTATATGAAAGACTGTATGAGGAAGGCCTGATAGACGACAGGTTCAGTTTTAGCTATGAAGGGCAAAAGGACTATGGTTTTTGCACCATAGGCGGAGAGACCAGGACCCCGGAAAGGCTCCATAAAGAAATACTGGAGAGTATTTCACAGAACCAGGCCAGAGGAGTTATGGAAGAGGATTTTGCCAGGGTCAAAAAAAAGTTTTTGGGGGATTTTATCCAGGGTTTTAATTCCGTAGAATTTATCGCTACTTCTTTTGTGTCTTACTATCACAAGAAAATCGACATATTTGACTACATGAAAGCCTTGAACGAAGTTACATTTGAAGATGTAAACTGGAGGCTCAAAACTTTTCTTGATTTCTCAAGGCACGCCACATCGACCGTTATGCCAAAGTAATAAATCATGAACGATTTATGATGGATTAGAAAATCCATCATTTTTTTTTAATTTTTTACTTTGAAAGGAAGGATTTTTAAAATATTCCTAGAATAGATAAAGTGGAATAAAGTGGAGGAAAGTGGTTTATCAAGATATTAAAGTGGAGTGAAATGACATGTTTATGGGTCAGTTCCAGCACTCGCTAGACCCCAAAGGAAGATTGATTATCCCCGCAAAGTTCAGAGAACTTCTGGGCGACACTTTTATTTTAACAAAAGGTTTAGACCGCTGCCTGTTTGTATATCCTAAAGATGAGTGGGCGGTGCTGGAACAAAAGCTCAAATCCCTTCCCTTCACCCAGAAAGATGCCAGAGCATTTATCAGGTTCTTTTTCTCGGGAGCCGTGGAGATAGAAATGGATAAGCAGGGCAGGATATTGATACCGCCGCAACTTCGGGAACATGCCCGCATTGACAGGGACCTCGTGATTATAGGGGTTTCAAACAGGGCGGAAATATGGAGTGCGGAGGAATGGGAGACTTACAACAGGGAAGCTTCGGCATCTTATGAAGAAATAGCCGAAAAACTGGACCTGGGTTTATAGGTGATAAAAATGGATTACAGCTATCACAAGCCGGTGCTTTTGAAAGAAACCATAGATATGCTTTCTCCAAAACCGGAGGGAGTTTATGTGGATGCCACCCTGGGAGGAGGCGGCCATTTCAGGGAAATTTTAAAAAGGGCAGATGGACGGGGCAGATTTATAGGCATTGACCGGGATGAGGATGCTATATTAAATGCCAGAAACGGGTTTCAGAATATGGTGGGAATGTAGAGTTTATCCATGACAATTTTAAAAATATAAAGCGTATAATTGAAAACCTCAATCTTGAAGGCATTGACGGTATCGTGTTCGACCTGGGGGTTTCCTCCTTTCAACTG from Biomaibacter acetigenes includes these protein-coding regions:
- a CDS encoding ABC1 kinase family protein; its protein translation is MSFYTRYRNIRRAREIANVFIKHGLGYLIDHVGLFEYLPLKKRGKAVDSSKIPAPVRIRQVLEELGPTFIKLGQMLSTRKDIIPGDILRELEKLQDEVKPFSSQEARSIVSEELSSPVEEVFSNFSAEPIASASIGQVYKARLTTGEDVIVKVKRPNIERVVSEDLEILFDLAGFLEHRFEWARMYGLVDLVEEFSDSLKKEMDFAREGRNAERFKKNFESSVEVYIPEVFWKFTTSRVLTQEYLEGIKVSEVEALKEAHINTEKVARNLAGCYLKQIAKFGFFHADPHPGNIVILNDGRIGLLDFGMVGTLREEMKQMGTRLMVAVAKKDSDRISEVLLDMGIAQKKVNREELKNDIEHLMSKYYDVPFDEISIGEVMTEMLEMARKYQIKVPSELALLAKTFITLEGILATLAPEMSIIEMAEPYVKEVIRQTYSIKGITAGLYNSINKIKDYGWGLPRHSLKILEMIERGEIELVLKHEKLDRLISRLDIISNRLSFSIIVASLIMGSSLMADQSRRIFMKVPVAELGFVIAGFMGFWLLISIMRSGRF
- the yfmF gene encoding EF-P 5-aminopentanol modification-associated protein YfmF, whose translation is MKDIFTHRTLKNGINLFIHSTDKFKTNTFCIFIHQNLRKETATMTALLPFVLKRGTRSFPTSRHLSLYLENLYGADMGGDILKRGESQILQFFMETVNQKYVTGDDIIDSSLKAFKELVLNPVEEDGSFKQAYVEQEKDVLRRNIESLYNDKFNYAIERCFQEMCKDEAFSIYKYGNIEDLKTIDKNNLYEYYLDCLQHCPMDFFVLGDVNEDEMSEKIEKLFDFARKEEKLVKTSFVRKEIKEEKIVEEKQDVNQGKLSMGFRTNTRYGDDDYYALMVYNGILGGGPHSKLFQNVREKASLAYYAFSKLEKNKGLMLIGCGIEFANFDRTVKIIKEQLEDIKAGKISDYEFDSTVKSLVNSFKESSDSPSMIISLYLDGIINGVRESTDDMIKKIQDVTKEDVKKVAQKINLDTIFFLNKK
- the yfmH gene encoding EF-P 5-aminopentanol modification-associated protein YfmH; protein product: MDAFLGEKLFSKRSKNGLMTYVLPKKNFNKVFAMYSTHYGSIDSEFIVPGTGERLKVPEGIAHFLEHKMFEMEYGNVFDKFAELGASSNAFTNYTNTTYLFSATSSFEQNLDLLLEFVETPYFTKESVEKEKGIITQELRMYEDEPEWQVLLNLLRCLYHNHPVRIDIGGTVESIQKIDVDTLYKCYNTFYHPSNMILFVTGCIEPNEVFELVERHENRKNIGVQPPIERIYPEEPGSIHNPTSTVKLDVAEPMFLMGFKDNDVGYEGFELLKKEICIGILLEVLFGKSSVLYERLYEEGLIDDRFSFSYEGQKDYGFCTIGGETRTPERLHKEILESISQNQARGVMEEDFARVKKKFLGDFIQGFNSVEFIATSFVSYYHKKIDIFDYMKALNEVTFEDVNWRLKTFLDFSRHATSTVMPK
- the mraZ gene encoding division/cell wall cluster transcriptional repressor MraZ; translation: MFMGQFQHSLDPKGRLIIPAKFRELLGDTFILTKGLDRCLFVYPKDEWAVLEQKLKSLPFTQKDARAFIRFFFSGAVEIEMDKQGRILIPPQLREHARIDRDLVIIGVSNRAEIWSAEEWETYNREASASYEEIAEKLDLGL